Proteins encoded in a region of the Rutidosis leptorrhynchoides isolate AG116_Rl617_1_P2 chromosome 9, CSIRO_AGI_Rlap_v1, whole genome shotgun sequence genome:
- the LOC139866465 gene encoding T-complex protein 1 subunit epsilon-like: protein MFGQAGLVREKAFGTTKDRMLYIEHCANLRAVTIFIRGGNKMMIDETKRSLHDALCVARNLIRNNSIVYGGGVAESVNPLTCIDVFRKLHQGT, encoded by the exons ATGTTTGGACAGGCTGGTTTGGTTAGGGAAAAGGCGTTTGGTACAACAAAAGATCGGATGCTTTATATTGAGCATTGTGCAAACTTAAGGGCTGTTACCATATTTATTCGTGGAG GTAACAAAATGATGATAGACGAGACAAAGCGTAGTCTTCATGATGCATTGTGTGTTGCTAGGAATCTCATACGTAATAACTCGATTGTGTATGGTGGTGGTGTAGCCGAAAGTGTTAATCCCTTAACAT GTATCGATGTCTTCAGAAAATTGCATCAAG GTACATAG
- the LOC139868867 gene encoding low affinity sulfate transporter 3-like, with protein MASSTAPHHALSIDGSSFLHQQTPKIMNHSSKWVLSSPDPPGFFEHVFGSIKSKNPVFHDRSKHIDTKYHYIRECNVFLRRNDTSSSSSLSQLSTSARVKEVLCSVFPVLNWGKNYKASKFKSDLIAGLTLASLSIPQSIGYAGLANLDPQYGLYGSVVPPLIYSVMGTSQELAVGPVAVVSLLISSMVSKTVDPLADHVSYRKLVFTVTLFAGTFQAFFGLLRLGFLIDFLSHAAIVGFMAGAAIVIGLQQLKSLLGISHFTTKTDVVSVLNAVAKSLHTSWYPLNFVLGCSFLIFILITRFIGKRNKKLFWLPAISPVISVILSMLIVYLTRADEHGVKIIKHFKGGLNPSSLNQLEFNSPHLGEAAKAGFICAIVALTEAVAVGRSFASIKGYNLDGNKEMLAMGSMNIVGSMSSCYVTTGSFSRTAVNFSAGCQSAVSNVVMAITVFISLQLLTKLLYYTPLAILASIILSALPGLIDYNEAYHIWKVDKMDFLACAGAFFGVLFASVEIGLLVAVCVSFGRLILNSIKPGIGELGRLPGTDIFCDKAQYPQVLDVPGVCVIRLNSGSFCFANANPIKERITSLLTREYEKEGVKKPIGGIILDMSSVLSIDSSGVLALEEMHKKLVSKMIHLAIVNPRWKVIHKLKLAGFINKVGNGSIFLTVSEAVDACLSSKPIGLTVVDNA; from the exons ATGGCTTCATCAACAGCACCACATCATGCACTCAGCATTGATGGGAGCAGTTTTCTGCATCAGCAAACTCCCAAAATAATGAACCACAGTTCGAAATGGGTTCTTAGTTCTCCAGATCCTCCTGGATTTTTCGAACACGTATTTGGTTCAATAAAGT cgaagaatccagtcttccatgatagAAGCAAGCACATTGATACGAAATACCATTacatcagggagtgt AACGTATTCCTTCGAAGAAACGATACGAGTTCTTCATCGTCATTGTCTCAGCTTTCAACTTCTGCACGTGTCAAGGAGGTTTTGTGTAGTGTATTTCCTGTACTTAACTGGGGAAAAAACTACAAAGCTTCAAAGTTTAAGAGTGACTTGATTGCTGGCTTGACTCTTGCAAGTCTCAGCATTCCACAG AGTATAGGGTATGCTGGTTTAGCAAATCTAGATCCTCAATATGGCCTTT ATGGAAGTGTTGTCCCACCTTTGATATATTCTGTAATGGGAACTTCACAAGAATTAGCCGTCGGTCCAGTAGCTGTGGTGTCCCTGCTGATATCATCGATGGTCTCAAAAACAGTTGATCCGTTAGCTGATCATGTTTCTTACagaaaactcgttttcactgttacATTATTCGCAGGCACCTTTCAAGCATTTTTTGGATTGCTTAG GTTAGGTTTTCTTATTGATTTTCTATCGCATGCTGCGATTGTAGGATTTATGGCAGGTGCAGCCATAGTTATCGGTCTTCAACAACTTAAGAGTTTACTTGGGATTAGTCATTTTACTACTAAAACTGATGTTGTCTCTGTGTTGAATGCTGTTGCTAAATCACTTCACACTTCG TGGTATCCTTTGAACTTTGTTCTTGGATGTTCCTTCCTTATTTTCATCCTCATTACTAGATTCATT GGTAAAAGGAACAAGAAATTATTCTGGTTGCCAGCTATATCTCCAGTTATATCGGTCATTTTATCCATGTTGATCGTATACTTAACAAGAGCAGATGAACACGGAGTTAAAATTATTAAACATTTTAAAGGTGGATTAAATCCAAGTTCACTCAACCAACTTGAGTTCAATAGTCCACACCTTGGTGAAGCAGCCAAAGCTGGCTTCATTTGTGCTATTGTCGCACTAAC GGAAGCTGTTGCTGTTGGTCGATCATTCGCGTCAATTAAAGGGTATAATCTTGATGGGAACAAAGAAATGTTAGCCATGGGATCTATGAATATTGTTGGATCTATGTCTTCTTGCTATGTAACCACCG GATCGTTTTCGCGGACTGCAGTAAACTTTAGTGCAGGGTGTCAATCTGCAGTATCAAATGTAGTAATGGCAATAACTGTGTTCATATCACTACAATTATTAACCAAGCTATTGTATTACACTCCTCTTGCGATACTTGCGTCGATCATTTTGTCTGCGCTTCCTGGATTGATCGATTACAACGAAGCTTATCATATTTGGAAAGTTGATAAAATGGACTTCCTTGCATGCGCTGGGGCTTTTTTTGGTGTACTATTTGCATCCGTGGAGATTGGTCTTTTAGTTGCT GTTTGTGTTTCATTTGGAAGATTAATCCTTAATTCGATCAAACCGGGGATCGGAGAGCTAGGAAGACTTCCAGGTACAGACATCTTCTGTGACAAAGCACAATATCCTCAAGTTCTTGATGTTCCAGGTGTTTGCGTAATTCGCCTCAACTCTGGCTCATTTTGTTTTGCAAATGCAAATCCCATCAAAGAAAG GATAACCAGTTTATTGACTCGTGAGTACGAAAAGGAAGGAGTAAAGAAACCAATAGGTGGAATCATCTTAGACATGTCAA GTGTCTTGAGCATTGATTCTTCCGGAGTTCTTGCACTAGAAGAAATGCACAAGAAATTGGTTTCAAAAATGATACAT TTGGCTATTGTGAATCCGAGATGGAAAGTGATTCACAAGCTAAAATTAGCAGGGTTCATCAATAAAGTAGGAAACGGAAGTATTTTTCTCACAGTTAGTGAAGCTGTTGATGCTTGTCTCAGTTCCAAACCTATTGGGCTAACAGTTGTTGATAATGCCTGA